One stretch of Pedobacter riviphilus DNA includes these proteins:
- a CDS encoding ABC transporter permease: MGGLAIGLTAFVLMLLYINHEESYDTWSSELKSVYQIRERHSFFTPDNKEHLQESNDSRVANLIREKVPQAIAVTKVDPDWDFRTGNSVKVGNADPIIVNRMKDSDSSFFHVFKYKFLQGSENNALKAPKSVVLKQSLAKKIFGEGNVLGKVIKVVAWQGDEGTDLTVTGVVEDPQTPETAGFTAIMRTGNKDKDPVNPTNSNYCQVYARVNEGVNPELLNQTLKKVYVDYKKSTAPLKKIEYKSYFADGKYLQLKAIPLTEVHGNRPFEISWLEKLKPVIAICVFLLLVSIINFVNLATAQSVQRAKEVGVKKVMGAYKQQLIGQFLLECALQSIVALFLSVILIEVLLPSFNTQFHVELSFWHNPNLFNMLLQLFGLFTLVTLLAGFYPAWILSNYNPAAVLKGNYSGSLKGIILRNLLVVFQFIISVTFIIAIIVMQLQTNYLNNKDLGFERSNLINIRAGYDQNLVDKIKRIPGVQYVATTTQIMGNAFNVPEQIEYNGNKISFNTVTISMDALSALGVKLLKGRIFSKEYKQDTINTVVLNEAAAKLIDKNPIGKSYKIADEDKMLNFQIIGVIKDYHNEGFDKEVLPTLYKVTTLGGTSSTNNLIVRLNSDKNAAIIEKIKAEWKHIYPDFLMEYTTLDSAFDKVLENNKRFMSMIVLFSIVSVSLSLLGLFALSTFVAKRRTKEIATRKILGASNIQIVGLLNKTFLVLVIIANLISWPVAYIVVKKWLNGFAYRIDLPLYPFFLATVVSIIIAVLTVSIQARRAALANPVKALKYE; this comes from the coding sequence ATTGGCGGTTTGGCCATTGGCTTAACAGCTTTTGTACTGATGCTCTTATACATTAACCACGAAGAAAGCTACGATACCTGGTCGTCTGAGCTCAAATCTGTTTATCAAATTAGAGAACGTCATAGTTTTTTTACCCCTGATAATAAAGAACATCTACAGGAATCTAATGATAGCAGGGTAGCCAATTTGATCCGTGAAAAAGTTCCACAGGCGATTGCAGTTACAAAAGTAGATCCTGATTGGGATTTCAGAACCGGAAATTCTGTTAAAGTCGGCAATGCCGATCCTATTATAGTTAACAGGATGAAAGATTCCGATAGCAGTTTCTTCCATGTTTTTAAGTATAAGTTTTTACAGGGCAGCGAAAATAATGCGTTAAAGGCACCAAAATCGGTTGTGCTGAAGCAGAGCCTGGCCAAAAAAATATTTGGCGAAGGGAATGTTCTGGGTAAAGTTATCAAGGTAGTTGCCTGGCAAGGAGATGAAGGTACAGATTTAACCGTAACCGGAGTGGTAGAAGACCCTCAAACGCCCGAAACAGCAGGCTTTACCGCTATTATGCGCACAGGGAACAAGGATAAAGACCCCGTTAATCCAACAAATAGCAATTATTGCCAGGTTTATGCGAGGGTAAATGAAGGAGTCAATCCTGAACTTTTAAACCAGACCCTTAAAAAGGTTTATGTTGATTATAAAAAGTCAACAGCGCCACTTAAAAAAATTGAATACAAAAGTTATTTCGCCGATGGTAAATACCTTCAGTTAAAAGCAATTCCATTAACTGAAGTTCATGGTAACCGCCCGTTTGAGATAAGCTGGCTTGAAAAATTAAAGCCTGTAATCGCTATCTGTGTATTTCTCCTGTTGGTGTCGATTATAAACTTTGTTAATCTGGCAACCGCCCAGTCTGTGCAACGTGCTAAAGAGGTTGGGGTTAAAAAAGTAATGGGTGCTTATAAACAGCAACTGATCGGTCAGTTTTTACTGGAGTGCGCATTACAGAGTATAGTTGCCCTGTTCCTGTCGGTGATATTGATTGAGGTATTATTGCCCTCGTTCAACACTCAGTTTCATGTTGAGCTTAGTTTTTGGCATAACCCAAATCTTTTCAATATGCTTTTACAGCTATTCGGTCTTTTTACGCTGGTCACTTTATTGGCCGGTTTTTATCCTGCCTGGATCTTATCCAATTACAATCCTGCAGCAGTATTAAAAGGCAATTACAGCGGCAGTTTAAAGGGCATAATTTTACGAAATTTGCTCGTGGTTTTTCAGTTTATCATTTCGGTAACCTTTATTATTGCCATAATTGTGATGCAGCTACAGACAAATTATCTCAATAATAAGGATTTAGGATTCGAACGGAGCAACCTCATCAACATCAGAGCAGGTTATGATCAAAATCTTGTCGATAAGATAAAACGTATTCCCGGGGTGCAGTATGTGGCTACCACAACCCAGATAATGGGAAATGCCTTTAATGTTCCGGAGCAAATAGAATATAATGGCAATAAAATTTCATTCAATACGGTAACAATAAGCATGGATGCACTTTCCGCACTGGGCGTAAAGCTTTTAAAAGGACGTATTTTTTCAAAAGAATATAAGCAGGATACCATTAATACCGTTGTCCTTAACGAAGCTGCGGCAAAGCTGATCGATAAAAATCCGATTGGTAAAAGTTATAAAATCGCTGACGAGGATAAAATGCTTAATTTTCAGATTATTGGAGTAATTAAAGACTATCATAACGAAGGTTTTGATAAGGAGGTCCTGCCAACACTTTATAAAGTAACCACTTTAGGTGGCACATCCTCTACCAATAACCTGATTGTAAGGTTGAACAGCGATAAGAATGCTGCCATTATCGAAAAAATAAAGGCCGAATGGAAACATATCTATCCCGATTTCCTGATGGAGTACACCACTTTGGATAGTGCTTTTGATAAAGTGCTCGAAAATAATAAACGTTTTATGAGTATGATAGTGCTGTTCAGTATTGTTTCTGTTTCACTTTCACTGCTCGGTCTGTTTGCCCTATCTACTTTTGTAGCAAAACGCCGTACAAAAGAAATTGCCACTAGAAAAATTTTGGGAGCATCCAACATACAGATTGTTGGTCTTTTAAATAAAACGTTCCTGGTTCTGGTAATCATTGCCAATCTCATCAGTTGGCCAGTCGCTTATATTGTGGTGAAAAAATGGCTCAATGGTTTTGCATACCGTATAGATTTGCCATTATACCCATTCTTTCTGGCTACTGTGGTTTCAATCATCATTGCTGTTTTAACGGTAAGTATCCAGGCCAGAAGGGCCGCTTTAGCAAACCCGGTAAAAGCACTTAAATACGAATAA
- a CDS encoding L-rhamnose mutarotase gives MKNLKTMYFLALAFVLMVSACNPPAKTEAKSSNAVNKVLRYGSITGLRPEKMAYYKKLHAAVWPGVLKKITECNIHNYSIYLKEIEGKQYLFSYFEYTGNDFAADMKKMAADATTQHWWKETAPTQIPLPDAAAKGETWSNMEEVFHED, from the coding sequence ATGAAAAATTTAAAAACAATGTATTTTTTGGCCTTAGCTTTCGTGCTAATGGTCTCCGCCTGCAACCCACCTGCAAAAACAGAAGCCAAATCATCAAATGCAGTAAACAAAGTGTTACGTTATGGCAGTATTACAGGTTTGAGGCCCGAAAAGATGGCTTATTACAAAAAGTTACATGCTGCAGTGTGGCCAGGGGTATTAAAAAAAATAACAGAATGCAACATCCATAATTATTCCATTTATTTAAAAGAAATTGAGGGCAAACAGTATCTTTTTAGCTATTTCGAGTATACCGGAAACGATTTTGCTGCTGATATGAAAAAGATGGCTGCTGATGCCACTACGCAACATTGGTGGAAAGAAACCGCACCGACTCAGATCCCACTGCCCGATGCCGCTGCTAAAGGCGAAACCTGGAGCAATATGGAAGAAGTTTTTCACGAAGATTAG
- a CDS encoding ABC transporter ATP-binding protein — MIQLTNIEKYYASKGVKNYVLRLVTTTINQGEFVSIMGPSGAGKSTLLNIIGMLEEPTYGTYNFLGEDVTSLNERKRIELYRNHIGFVFQAYHLIDEMTVYENIEAPLLYKKVGSAERASRIADLLDRFNIVAKKDLFPNQLSGGQQQLVGIARALAAQPSIILADEPTGNLQSAQAEEIMALFKKLNQEDGITIIQVTHSEKNAQYGNRILHIADGVVKEDVMVG; from the coding sequence ATGATACAACTTACCAATATCGAAAAGTATTACGCCAGTAAAGGTGTTAAAAATTATGTGTTACGTTTGGTAACCACTACGATTAATCAGGGCGAGTTCGTTTCCATTATGGGCCCATCGGGCGCCGGGAAATCGACCTTGCTAAACATTATAGGCATGTTAGAAGAACCCACTTACGGTACTTATAACTTCCTGGGCGAAGATGTAACCAGTTTAAACGAACGCAAACGCATTGAGCTTTACCGCAACCATATCGGTTTTGTTTTTCAGGCTTACCACTTAATTGATGAAATGACCGTTTATGAAAATATTGAAGCCCCATTGCTGTACAAAAAAGTGGGTAGCGCCGAGCGGGCAAGTAGAATTGCCGATCTATTAGACCGCTTTAATATTGTGGCTAAAAAAGATTTATTCCCTAACCAACTTTCAGGCGGGCAGCAGCAACTGGTTGGTATAGCAAGGGCATTGGCTGCACAACCATCTATAATTCTGGCCGATGAGCCAACGGGTAATCTGCAATCGGCACAGGCAGAAGAAATTATGGCGCTGTTTAAAAAGCTAAATCAGGAAGATGGTATTACCATTATACAGGTTACGCACTCCGAAAAAAATGCGCAATACGGAAATAGGATTTTGCACATTGCCGATGGTGTAGTAAAGGAGGATGTGATGGTAGGTTAA